In a genomic window of Festucalex cinctus isolate MCC-2025b chromosome 11, RoL_Fcin_1.0, whole genome shotgun sequence:
- the asdurf gene encoding ASDURF protein gives MSSKVTNKDQNLDGQSAERKVELNKQIKEQTVTVEELSNLKKDRKVYVQQRNSNILFLADRGQTLSSCKQKLDSLTKELQDI, from the exons atgTCTTCGAAAGTCACCAATAAGGACCAGAATCTAGACGGACAGTCTGCCGAACGTAAGGTGGAGCTAAACAAACAG ATCAAGGAGCAAACGGTGACTGTGGAGGAGCTGTCCAATTTGAAGAAAGACAGA AAAGTGTATGTCCAACAGAGGAACAGCAACATATTGTTCTTGGCGGACAGAGGACAGACTTTGAGTTCATGCAAGC AGAAGCTCGACAGCCTGACGAAGGAGTTGCAGGACATATGA
- the asnsd1 gene encoding asparagine synthetase domain-containing protein 1, whose protein sequence is MCGIFCLASPASSPFTCDQAIHEHLKRRGPNASKEFTITASDPPYRCLFSAHVLHMRGLLTSQPLQDPAGNILLWNGEVFGGLEVLPTENDTAVVLRHLSSCSSQADFLSVLSAIRGPWGFVYYQTSRDCLWFGRDYFGRRSLLWKYEQTLKALTLSSVGAGPYGPDQSDHCRPDRSSICGPGQSIPCESGSCVRSDFIPCEPSPCRLRQSDPCQPAQSTICGSGQSIPCESGSCEPSPCRPYQSSICGAGQSIPCESGSCVCGDFIPCEPSSCRPEQSDPWRPAQSSICGSGQSGPCGTDPSATCQSDSLRSESNTCGPCLSSPCDRGSCVWQEVPAVGVYRIDLKSFVESESPTIELYPWSQVGDDLKTAQLPGPGSCIIMKNPLYLLRSPVCPLNMTLIEHHGNPESIVEDLEELLDKIKKEEEVKGLIDVLSEAVRRRVQSLPDDPQASDDCSRIAILFSGGIDSMILAVLAHRHVPNRQSIDLLNVAFQHQEAPKEAAKRQKPGRSTPESQMRNPFNVPDRITGKSGLKELQALAPERRWNFVEVNVTREELQQMRRERIRHLVHPLDTVLDDSIGCAVWFAARGEGFLTRDNHRNGFTSSAKVLLTGIGADEQLAGYARHRVKFKTSGHQGLVQEIAMELDRISSRNLGRDDRVIADHGKEARFPYLDESVVSYLNRLSMRDKADLSLPRGAGDKLLLRLAARRLGLGPSAVRPKRAMQFGSRIAKMEDGREKAADRCGRLLAR, encoded by the exons ATGTGTGGCATATTTTGTCTCGCGAGTCCAGCGTCCTCTCCTTTCACATGCGACCAAGCCATCCATGAACATTTAAAAAGGAGAGGCCCCAACGCCAGCAAGGAATTCACCATCACGGCCTCGGATCCTCCTTATCGGTGCTTGTTCTCGGCCCACGTTCTCCACATGAGGGGCCTCCTCACGAGTCAGCCGCTCCAGGACCCCGCCGGCAACATCCTGCTGTGGAACGGGGAGGTCTTCGGCGGTTTAGAAGTCCTCCCGACTGAGAACGACACGGCAGTTGTCCTGAGGCATTTGTCGTCTTGTAGCAGCCAGGCGGATTTTTTGTCTGTCCTGTCCGCCATCCGAGGTCCCTGGGGGTTCGTGTACTACCAAACGAGCAGGGACTGCCTGTGGTTTGGGAGGGATTACTTTGGGAGGAGGAGTTTGCTGTGGAAGTATGAGCAAACACTGAAGGCCTTGACACTTAGCTCTGTGGGAGCCGGCCCTTACGGACCTGATCAGTCTGACCATTGTAGACCTGATCGGTCCAGCATTTGTGGACCTGGTCAGTCCATCCCTTGCGAATCTGGCTCGTGTGTACGTAGTGATTTCATCCCATGTGAACCGAGCCCTTGTAGACTTCGTCAGTCTGACCCTTGTCAACCTGCTCAGTCTACCATTTGTGGATCTGGTCAGTCCATCCCTTGCGAATCTGGCTCATGTGAACCAAGCCCTTGTAGACCTTATCAGTCCAGCATTTGTGGAGCTGGTCAGTCCATCCCTTGCGAATCTGGGTCTTGTGTATGTGGCGATTTCATCCCATGTGAACCGAGCTCTTGTAGACCTGAACAGTCTGACCCCTGGAGACCTGCTCAGTCCAGCATTTGTGGATCTGGCCAGTCTGGCCCCTGTGGAACCGATCCGTCTGCCACTTGTCAGTCTGACTCTCTTCGATCCGAGTCCAACACATGTGGACCTTGTCTGTCCAGTCCTTGTGACCGAGGATCATGCGTGTGGCAGGAGGTTCCTGCTGTCGGCGTGTACAGAATCGATCTGAAGTCATTTGTAGAATCGGAATCGCCGACGATAGAGCTTTATCCCTGGTCTCAGGTTGGCGATGATCTGAAGACTGCACAACTTCCTGGCCCGGGCAGCTGCATCATAATGAAGAACCCCCTGTACCTGCTTAGATCACCTGTCTGTCCTCTGAATATGACACTGATCGAACACCACGGAAATCCAGAGTCCATCGTGGAGGACCTGGAAGAGCTTCTGGACAAAATCAAAAAGGAGGAAGAGGTGAAAGGTCTGATCGATGTTCTCAGCGAGGCTGTCCGGAGACGCGTTCAGTCTTTACCCGACGATCCGCAGGCCAGCGACGACTGTTCCCGGATCGCCATCCTTTTCTCCGGCGGGATTGACTCCATGATTCTGGCCGTCCTGGCTCACCGTCACGTACCTAATCGTCAATCGATCGATCTACTCAATGTGGCGTTTCAACACCAGGAGGCGCCGAAAGAGGCTGCCAAGCGACAAAAACCCGGTCGGAGTACGCCCGAAAGCCAAATGCGCAACCCCTTCAATGTCCCCGACCGAATCACAGGCAAATCGGGCCTTAAGGAACTACAAGCCTTAGCGCCAGAGAGGCGATGGAACTTTGTGGAAGTGAACGTAACGCGGGAGGAACTGCAACAAATGCGGCGTGAACGCATCCGTCACTTGGTGCACCCGCTGGACACCGTACTGGACGACAGCATCGGGTGCGCCGTGTGGTTCGCGGCAAGAGGCGAGGGCTTCCTGACCCGGGACAACCACCGCAACGGCTTCACGTCTTCGGCCAAG GTCCTTCTGACGGGAATCGGAGCCGACGAGCAGCTGGCAGGTTATGCCAGACACCGAGTGAAGTTCAAGACCTCCGGACACCAGGGACTTGTCCAGGAAATCGCCATGGAGCTGGACAGGATCTCCTCCAGGAACTTGGGAAGGGATGACAGAGTGATTGCAGACCACGGCAAAGAGGCCAG GTTCCCGTACTTGGACGAGAGTGTGGTGAGCTACCTGAACCGTCTGTCCATGCGAGACAAGGCCGACCTGTCGCTGCCTCGCGGTGCGGGCGACAAGCTGCTGCTGAGGCTGGCCGCCCGCCGGCTGGGCCTCGGCCCGTCCGCCGTCCGGCCCAAGAGGGCCATGCAGTTCGGCTCGCGCATCGCCAAGATGGAGGACGGCCGCGAGAAGGCGGCGGACCGCTGCGGCAGGCTGCTCGCCCGCTAG
- the LOC144030130 gene encoding glucose-1-phosphate adenylyltransferase isoform X1 gives MKAVILAAGYGTRLQRDVAADRSGRFAHLVGVAKPLLPVGNRALLSHWIRALAASNGVDDVYVVTNALFLSAFEEWAAHFPNINIVCDQTTSNENSLQDRLGAVACLQLAVKHFHIQDHVLVIGGDTLFKEDFSLAGIQSRFCELQAACEDNNLVLTYQCRDDETAKYGIVEVDDDLRAVCMKEKPLPSETASRRACPCFYVLSKKSLPLLDNFLLEKKDAAIQEKDAPGNFVAWLILRKPVYVHEIGGRFDVGNLQSYVDCDRFFKDKLLHAHTYMM, from the exons ATGAAGGCGGTGATCCTGGCCGCCGGCTACGGAACCAGGCTCCAGCGGGACGTGGCGGCCGACCGCAGCGGGCGCTTCGCTCACCTGGTCGGCGTCGCCAAGCCACTGCTGCCGGTCGGGAACCGCGCGCTCCTCAGCCACTGGATCCGAGCACTGGCTGCCTCCAACGGGGTTGACGACGTCTACGTCGTG ACCAACGCTCTTTTCCTGTCTGCCTTTGAAGAATGGGCCGCGCATTTCCCAAACATCAACATTGTCTGCGACCAGACCACAAGCAATGAA aacTCCCTACAGGATCGTCTGGGCGCTGTGGCCTGCCTCCAGCTGGCGGTGAAGCACTTCCACATCCAGGATCACGTCCTCGTAATCGGAGG TGACACGCTCTTCAAAGAGGACTTCAGCCTGGCTGGGATCCAGTCCAGGTTTTGTGAACTCCAAGCGGCATGCGAGGACAACAACTTGGTGCTGACGTACCAGTGCAGGGATGACG AAACTGCCAAATATGGAATCGTGGAAGTTGATGATGATCTTCGAGCCGTGTGCATGAAGGAGAAACCGTTGCCATCAGAGACCGCATCAAGACGTGCG TGTCCTTGTTTCTACGTGTTGTCCAAGAAGAGTCTCCCTCTCTTGGACAACTTTCTCCTGGAAAAAAAG GATGCTGCCATACAGGAAAAAGACGCCCCGGGGAATTTTGTGGCTTGGCTCATTCTCag AAAACCCGTCTACGTCCACGAGATCGGCGGTCGTTTCGACGTGGGCAACTTGCAGTCGTACGTGGACTGCGACCGCTTTTTCAAAGACAAACTCCTTCACGCGCACACGTACATGATGTAG
- the LOC144030130 gene encoding glucose-1-phosphate thymidylyltransferase isoform X2 — MKAVILAAGYGTRLQRDVAADRSGRFAHLVGVAKPLLPVGNRALLSHWIRALAASNGVDDVYVVTNALFLSAFEEWAAHFPNINIVCDQTTSNEDRLGAVACLQLAVKHFHIQDHVLVIGGDTLFKEDFSLAGIQSRFCELQAACEDNNLVLTYQCRDDETAKYGIVEVDDDLRAVCMKEKPLPSETASRRACPCFYVLSKKSLPLLDNFLLEKKDAAIQEKDAPGNFVAWLILRKPVYVHEIGGRFDVGNLQSYVDCDRFFKDKLLHAHTYMM, encoded by the exons ATGAAGGCGGTGATCCTGGCCGCCGGCTACGGAACCAGGCTCCAGCGGGACGTGGCGGCCGACCGCAGCGGGCGCTTCGCTCACCTGGTCGGCGTCGCCAAGCCACTGCTGCCGGTCGGGAACCGCGCGCTCCTCAGCCACTGGATCCGAGCACTGGCTGCCTCCAACGGGGTTGACGACGTCTACGTCGTG ACCAACGCTCTTTTCCTGTCTGCCTTTGAAGAATGGGCCGCGCATTTCCCAAACATCAACATTGTCTGCGACCAGACCACAAGCAATGAA GATCGTCTGGGCGCTGTGGCCTGCCTCCAGCTGGCGGTGAAGCACTTCCACATCCAGGATCACGTCCTCGTAATCGGAGG TGACACGCTCTTCAAAGAGGACTTCAGCCTGGCTGGGATCCAGTCCAGGTTTTGTGAACTCCAAGCGGCATGCGAGGACAACAACTTGGTGCTGACGTACCAGTGCAGGGATGACG AAACTGCCAAATATGGAATCGTGGAAGTTGATGATGATCTTCGAGCCGTGTGCATGAAGGAGAAACCGTTGCCATCAGAGACCGCATCAAGACGTGCG TGTCCTTGTTTCTACGTGTTGTCCAAGAAGAGTCTCCCTCTCTTGGACAACTTTCTCCTGGAAAAAAAG GATGCTGCCATACAGGAAAAAGACGCCCCGGGGAATTTTGTGGCTTGGCTCATTCTCag AAAACCCGTCTACGTCCACGAGATCGGCGGTCGTTTCGACGTGGGCAACTTGCAGTCGTACGTGGACTGCGACCGCTTTTTCAAAGACAAACTCCTTCACGCGCACACGTACATGATGTAG